GGCCTAAAACGTCGGATTGGACTTCGAGAATCAAAAGGTTTTCTGTTGTAACGGAATAGGAGTGCAAAAGATTTTACCGTTTTTTTCTGGCTTTTCTCGAATGTGCACGCATGAATCATTTCCATACCTTGCAAGGTCTGTTTCGGGTCGACAGAGCCTTGAGAAGACGGCCGCTAGATCATGACCATTACCAGCCATCTACGGTCGCCGAACCCATCAGTCCAGGTGTTGATATCAAACATCATTCCCCCTCTCGAATTCATTCATCAAGGTTTTCTGTTCCTTACCTTGTCACATGGTCCAGTGCACACGACAGAGTATCGTTATTTCCAAAAAATGCATGGCTCAACTATAGCTAAAGCATCTGTCGGATCAGGTTAATCTCTTGCATGCAGAGTAAAATATTACTGGATGACTTTCCGTCGCCAAAAACACGTCTAGgattttctaaatcccttgatggcggagtttgaaaaacATTTAGCTTTTTGTTGTGTTCCCGCCGACCATCTGTATTTTAGAGAAACATAGATCCTAGTCGTTACACTAAGTTACTTCTTGACATGGTGGATGACGACACCGCCCTACTCcagctgttgctgctgagcCATGATACACGTTTTGTAGAAAACGAATGAACCTCCCATACCTCACCTAAAGAGTGTTCAATTCCTTGTCAATTCCAGCAAAAAGTAAGAGATATACGGGTTTTTACTGACCTTGTACAAGTCAGAAATTGTTTTTTTGCAGTCCAAAATTGAAATTAAGAAGGCTAGAGGAAAATGGAATCAGAGGGAATTCCACAAATTGTAGAAAATATATGATAGAACATCCATAACGATTTTTGAGCCTTACGACTAACGGCTGCATGCTGTGGCTGGATGTCGAGCGAGACCATGAAGACGACGCCGGCGGCGGAGGGCCAGCTGACGTGACTCGTATCCCCGAATTGCCTCGGCAAAACTCGGATAATGTCGGCTAATCTAGAAAACACAGAATTTAGACTGGAAGGGGGGGGGGTACCCCCCCTCCAGACTAGAATCTAGAACGGGGTCCTTTTTCGAACTCCGCTAGCCGGAACGGACTCATCACCATTTGGGTCATCGGCTAAGCTCGGCTAAGCTGTTTAGAATAGGATCTGGTTTAGAAAGGGCCACGGAAAGTCATCCACTGAAAGTACGGAGGACATAGTTTCGGACCTGACATGGGCGCTTGATAACCTCATCGATTGCAATTGCCGATTTGAGCAATATAAAGCACACGGTCcgcgattttttttttctcttctcctcTCCACTCGAACCCACCAAAATCTTTTCGCTCTTTGTTCTTTTACTTCGGGCTCGGGTGGAGAGGAGACCAGACACACTAAAAAGCTCAAGAATAATAATTTCATGTCACTCCCAAGCCTAGCAGATCTTGCTGTTCGACCGACTCTTCTACGCTCCCCGGCAAGCCAATATCAAGTCCCTACACCGTTGGCCACCACTGTCCAAGGGGATCGAAATGACAATGAGGACAGTCTCATTGAGGCCGTCCTCGAACTAAGCGACGGCTCGGCATACAGAGGTATTAGTTTTGGTACACAAAGCAAAAGTGTAGCAGGAGAATGCGTCTTCCAAACAGGTAGGGTCTTTCCCCCCCTTCCATACGCGGAATTACAACAATGATATTTTGTGTCTAGGAATGGTCGGATACACTGAGTCGCTCACCGATCCGTCGTATGAAGGCCAAATCCTCGTGCTCACATATCCTCTGGTTGGCAACTATGGTGTGCCCGAGCGACCAAAAAACCCTCTTGAAGACCTACCCATTGAATTCGAATCTTCCAGAATCCACGTAGCAGCTCTTGTTGTTGGATACTACTCCGAAGACTTCAGTCATTTCCTCGCAAAATCCTCTTTGGGTGCTTGGCTTAAAGAGAACGGTGTTCCAGCTATATACGGTGTTGACACGCGTGTTCTCACCAAGAAAATTAGGGAACAGGGCTCTATGTTGGGAAAGGTTCTCGCAAGGAAACCAGGACACAGACTTCCTTCCTCATTTAGGGCCGCAGAGTCGAGGGACGTATCAAGAGCACCTTCGCCCCACCATCTGCAGTCTGCCTCATGGAGAGAAAACTACATCGACATTCCTTTTTACGATCCTAACCAGACCAACCTCGTTGCCGCTGTCTCCATCCCCCAGCCAAAGGTGTACAAACCGACCACCGAACCGGTCATGCATCCTACTAAAGCTCGCCCAATTCGTGTTCTCGCGATCGACGTTGGGATGAAGTACAACCAGATTCGATGCTTCATTCAGCGCGGTGTCGAGCTCAAGGTAATTCCATGGAACTACGACTTGTTAGCCGAAGAGGAGGATTATGACGGGCTCTTTATTTCGAACGGTCCCGGTGATCCCACCTTGGTCTCCGAGACTGTTTCCCGCATATCCAAAGTTCTCTCCTTTCAAAAAGTCAAACCCGTATTCGGGATTTGTTTGGGTCACCAACTTCTTGCGCTCGCAGCTGGTGCGACGACTTCTAAGATGAAGTATGGTAATCGTGGACATAATATCCCGTGTACAGATCTCCTCTCAGGACGTTGCTATATTACCTCCCAGAACCACGGGTACCAAGTGGATGGAGGGAACTCACTACCTGCTGGGTGGAAGGAGCTGTTTGTGAATGCCAACGACGGAAGCAACGAGGGTATCTACTGTGTTGACAAACCTTTCTTCTCCGTTCAATTCCATCCCGAGTCAACTCCTGGCCCAAGAGACACagagttcctcttcgatgtCTTTATCAGGAATGTGGTGGATTGTGTCGCTATGGATGGAGTAGGGCTCAAGCCACTCGAGATGCCCggtggaaagaaagaagagaacgaTAGACGCGTTCCACATGCTCAAGTCACAAAAGTTCTCATTTTGGGTTCTGGTGGTCTTTCTATCGGACAAGCCGGGGAGTTCGACTACTCAGGTTCACAAGCGATCAAGGCGCTCAAGGAGGAGGGAATCTACACCATCATGGTAAATCCTAACATTGCCACCATCGCCACTTCCAAGGGTCTCGCCGATAAGGTCTACTTCTTGCCAGTCACACCTGACTTTGTTAGGAAGATCATCAAGTACGAGAAACCTGATGGTATCTATGTCACCTTTGGAGGACAAACGGCCCTGAACGTCGGTATCAAGCTAAAGGATGAGTTCGAGGAGCTGGGGGTTAAGGTATTGGGAACCCCGATCGATACGATTATCATGACCGAAGACCGACAATTGTTTGCGAATGCGATGGCTGAGATTGGTGAGCGGTGTGCGAAGAGTTTCTCGGCAACGAACATCGAGGAGGCCGTAGCCGCGGCAGCTGATATTGAGTATCCGGTGATTGTCAGAGCAGCATATGCTCTGGGTGGGTTGGGAAGCGGTTTCGCGCAAGATGAGTCTGGATTGAAGGCGTTGTGTGAAAAGGCTTTCGCGACTAGCCCTCAGGTTCTGGTGGAGAAGAGTATGAAGGGATGGAAGGAGATCGAGTACGAAGTCGTCAGAGACTGCAGAGATAACTGTATCACCGTCTGCAATATGGAGGTACGCTGGCTTGCTGTTCTTCCCATTTTCAGAGACTGATTCTTTTGCAGAACTTTGACCCATTGGGAATCCATACCGGTGACTCCATCGTCGTCGCACCTTCTCAGACCCTCTCCGACTCGGACTATAACATGCTCAGAACGACTGCTATCAACGTTATCAGGCATCTCGGCGTCGTCGGTGAATGCAACATTCAGTATGCCCTCAATCCTGACTCGCAAGAGTATTGCATCATCGAGGTATGGAGCCGTGGACGTCTTGATTGCTCCTAATAAACATCTTTTTCAGGTCAATGCACGTCTTTCTCGTTCATCCGCACTTGCCTCCAAAGCTACAGGTTACCCTCTTGCCTTCATTGCCGCTAAGCTCGGTCTAGGGGTCCCCCTCAATGAGATTAAGAACTCGGTCACTAAAGTCACCTCGGCATGCTTCGAGCCCAGCTTGGACTACGTCGTTGTAAAAATTCCTCGCTGGGATTTGAAGAAGTTCAGCCGAGTATCACGACTGTTGAGCAGCAGCATGAAGAGTGTCGGGGAGGTCATGTCCATCGGTCGTACATTCGAGGAGACCATTCAAAAGGCAATTCGAGCCATCGATGACCAATTTAGTGGATTCACGAAAAACGATTTCGTTGAGAACATTGATGAAGAGCTCGTGAATCCTACCGACAAACGAATTTTCGCAATTTCCACCGCATTCCATCGAGGATACAGCGTCGATAAGATTTGGCAGATGACTAATATCGACAAGTGGTTCTTGACCAAACTGCAGTACATCTTCAAGATGGAAGTGTATCTCTCGAAAGAGGCTCTGAACATCTCAACTATTACCGAGGACGAGCTGAAAAGGGCTAAGCAGCTCGGGTTCTCGGACAGAGAGCTCGCAGCCTGTTTGGGGTCTACGGAGCTTGCGGTTAGGAGACTCAGGCAAGAACATGGGATCATGCCTTTCGTGAAGCAGATAGATACCGTCGCAGCGGAATTCCCGGCCTTCACCAACTACCTCTATACGACTTACAACGCCACCTCTCATGATATCGCCTTCAATGACCGTGGTGTCGTGGTTCTGGGTTCCGGTGTGTACAGAATTGGTTCTTCGGTCGAGTTCGATTGGTGTGCCGTTCGTGCGATTAGGACTCTACGCGATCAAGGTCTTCCCACCGTTATGGTGAATTACAACCCTGAAACGGTCAGTACGGACTACGATGAAGCAGACCGGCTGTATTTTGAGAACATCAGCCTCGAGACCATTCTCGATATTTACGACACGGAGAGGGCCAGGGGTGTCATCTTATCCATGGGTGGTCAAACCCCCAATAACATCGCACTCCCCCTGTTCAGACAAAACGTGAAGATATATGGAACCTCTCCTGAGATGATCGACACAGCCGAAAATCGATTCAAATTTTCACGACTGCTGGATACCATCGGCGTTGACCAACCGCTTTGGAAGGAGATGACGAGTATTGAGGAGGCCTATGCGTTTTGTGATAAAGTCGGTTATCCCGTGCTTGTTAGGCCATCATACGTCCTTTCGGGAGCAGCGATGAACGTCGTCTCGACAGCGGATGACCTTTCCAATTACTTGACTCAGGCCACCGCAGTCTCAAGGGAACACCCGGTGGTTATTACGAAGTATATCGAGCAGGCGAAGGAGATTGAAATGGATGCTGTCGCGAAGGATGGAAAGATGGTTATGCATTACATTTCTGAGCATGTCGAGAACGCTGGTGTTCACTCCGGGGATGCAACGCTTATCCATCCTCCGCAAGATCTCGACCCGCAGACTATACGCCAAATCGAAGATGCGACGGCAAAAATTGGGAATGCTCTCAATGTTACGGGTCCCTTCAATATCCAGTTCATCGCAAAGAATAACGAAATCAAGGTTATCGAATGCAACCTTCGAGCAGCAAGGTCGTTCCCTTTCGTCTCAAAGGTTACCGGGATTGATGCGATCGAGATGGCAACGAAGGTCATGTTAGGGATACCAGTTGAAATCTACCCCGACCCTGGACTACCTTCCGACTACGTTGGCGTAAAGGTGCCCCAGTTCAGTTTTAGTCGTTTATCTGGTGCAGATCCAGTTCTAGGAGTCGAGATGGCCTCGACGGGTGAGGTTGCTTGCTTCGGTAAAGACAAGTACGAGGCGTATCTCAAGGCCCTCATATCCACCGGAATCGTTCCTCCTGAAAAGAACATCTTGTTTTCTATCGGGAGTTATAGGGAGAAATTAGAGTTATTACCATCCGTACAGAAACTTCATGCTGCTGGATATAACATCTTTGCAACATCCGGTACGGCAGATTTCCTGGCAGAGCATAATGTACCGTGCAAGGTGAGTCTTTGATAGGTCTACCTTCGTAAACTAACATGTACTTTATAGTACCTCGAAGCCCTCGGTAACGACACTCGAGAACAGAAGTCCGAGTACTCTCTCACTCAGCACCTTGCGAACAACCTTATTGACATGTACATTAATCTTCCTTCAAAGAACCATTACCGTCGTCCTGCAAGCTACGCGAGCAAAGGTTATCATACGCGTCGTATGGCCGTCGATTTCGCTGTTCCCCTAATCACGAACGTTAAAAACGCTAAAATGTTAGCAGAAGCGCTTGTTCGAAAGTTGCCCCTGGATGTATCTAGCATAGACTCCAAGAGCTCTCATATCAGTCACACCTTTCCAGGGCTCGTTAACGTCGCTGCTTTCGTTCCCGAGATTGTTGTCAAGGGGAGCAAAGATTTGGTAGAGGCTACTCGAGCGTCGATCAGTGCTGGTTTTACGACCTCCGTGATCATTCCCCAAGGACAAAACAGCGGAATTGTCGACCGCCGAACTCTAGATATAGCTCAGGTGAACTTGTCCAGTGGCTCCTACTGCAATGTTGCGTTTTGTGTGTCTGCCTCTGCAGACAATGTTCAGTCAATCGATGACGAACTGAAAGCAGAAGCTAGAGCATTATTCATCCCCTTCCGAATCAATAACGTCTCTATTCCAATGACTGCTGTCGCCGCCCATTTCGCATCATGGCCTACAGAGAAACCAATCGTGACCGATGCCAAAGGCTCCGATCTGGCATCCTTGCTTTTGCTCGCCAGTCTGAATAATAGGAGTATCCACGTCACGGACGTGCAGACAATTGGTGACATGCTGCTGATATCGTTGAGTAAGGCGAAAAACCTCAAAGTGACTTGCGATGTCTCGGTCTATGCACTGTTCTTCACTCGTGAACAATTCCCTTCCTCGACTTGCCTTCCATCTGCCGAGAATCAAAAAGCACTGTGGCAAAATCTCGATATACTCGACGCTTTCTCGGTCGGCAACTTGCCTTATCGATTGGGTATGGAAACTGACCACAGCGCCTCATTACATTCGGGAGTCGAAGAAGCCCTTCCTTTGTTGTTGACCGCTGTTACTGAGCGACGCCTCACATTGGAGGATATCAAGCTGCGTTTACATGACAACCCCGTGCAGATATTCGGTCTGCCTGATCAATCCCACACCCATGTTGAGGTCATTGTCGGACGTAAGGCTCCTTATCCTAAGCGTTCGACTCTCTGGTCTCCGCTGTACAGTGGTATCAAAGTAACTGGTGCTGTTCACCGAGTTACCGTACATGGGCAGACGACGTTCTTAGATGGAACCCTGTCTCATACCCCTCTAGGACGAGACATCTCCTCCGCGACCCTCCTTCATGCGCCTTCAACCGCCGCACCCCCTGCACCAAAGGAACACGAGTCATCTCAAACCAATTTGCTGCCTGTCACGTCGCATTCCATGGGATCATCATTGCATGGCCCCGCTGTCCGGCAAATTGCATTCGACGTTCCTCGCCCATCTTTCCATCGCCGACACATTTTGTCTGTGAAGCAATTTACTCGTCAGGATCTTTACGACCTATTCTCTTTGGCCCACGAAATGCGTCTGTTGGTGGAACGCAATGGCACTTTGGATATTTTGAAGGGCAAAGTGCTATGCACCGCTTTTTATGAACCTTCGACGAGGACGAGTGCTTCGTTTGACGCCGCCATGAAGCGTTGTGGGGGTGAAGTTATCCAGATTTCTGCCGACACCTCGTCCGTTGTGAAGGGCGAAACACTCGAAGATACTATCAGAACCCTTGGTTGCTACGGTGACGCGATTGTTCTTCGCCATCCCGATGTTGGAAGCGCACAACTTGCTGCAAAGTTCTCTCCCGTACCAATCATCAACGCCGGCGATGGCATTGGAGAACATCCTACTCAAGTAAGTGCAGGACGACATATGGCGAGATTTGACTTAAGATTTATTTTTTAGGCATTGCTGGATGTTTACACCATTCGTTCCGAATTGGGTACCATGAACGGCAAAACGGTCACCATTCTCGGTGACCTCAAAAATGGCAGGACTGTGCACAGTCTCGTCACCTTACTGTCCCTATACTCTGTGTGCCTCAACTTTGTTTCTCCTCCCTCTCTTTCTATGCCTTCCAATGTCGTTTCTACTGCTCGTAAGGCTGGTATTGTTGTCAACCAGTACGAGAGCCTGGAAGAGGTCTTGTCGGATACGGATGTTCTATACGTCACTCGCGTCCAGAAGGAGCGATTTACGAGCGAAGCTGAATGGCAACAGGTCAAGAATGCATACCGTGTGGATCATTCTGTACTCGCAAGAGCGAAGGAGGAGATGATCATCATGCATCCACTGCCTCGTTTGAATGGTGGGTTGACTTGATCTATCTTCTCTTCGAATGATTGACAATGTCCTTCGCAGAAATCGATCCCGAAGTGGACTTCGATTCTCGTCGTGCCGTGTACTTCCGGCAGATGCGATATGGTCTTTTTGTGAGTTCTGTTGTTTATTCAAGAGGTCCTCTTACTTTAATGACATCGCCTTTCCAGATCCGGATGGCTTTGCTTGCCAGTGTTCTGGGTCCAAACGTTTGAAAGATCACTAGACTGCACTTTCCATACATTTATCGATGGTTTATAGTAAGTAAGACATACTTGAAGGACATACTTAAAAGCCAGACTCTATCTTGCTGCTAATGCGATGTATCATCACACTCCTTGAATCACGAAATTTTATGTACGGTTACATTTAACCAAGAACAGAGTCGAAATTGACTCAGCGGTGAAAGAATTCATAGGGAACCAGGGGCTGCTACATGTATGTGCTACTCCACTATCCTTTGGCGGACGCATGGCTAGTTCTCCTCTTCAAAAGGCCTGTTACTCCAGTATGTAACAGTCTGTGCAAATCCGTTGGGGTTGTTGCTCTGATTGACAACTCCCTGTTCGTTTAGACTGATCTGGAATTGCGTCCCGACAGTGGACAAACTGTAGATGTGAACTGCCTCGGAATCTTCATCCACGGTTGCGATCTGGGCCTGACAAGACACAGTTTCAAGGCAGGTTTGTTCGTAATCCTACGAAAGCGAATCAATTTTAGCCCCACCAGTAGTTTCATGAACACGTACTCGATAAAAACTGTAAAGACCCGCCCCTAACGAGATACGTTATAACCTGTCGATGGGCAGGAAATTGCGAGCTCACCAAATACCATGATGTTATTCGATTTGACCACCCTAAGGGCCCATGCACCACCGTCGAAATTGTCAGGATCATTGTAATCACTGTTTACCACAAACGGTTCGGGAACAGCAGGCTGTGGTTGGTAATAGGGCTATGATGTTCTCATTAGTTCGACGTCCAACTCAGTACTGGCCGCTTGATAATTACCGTTTCAGTCTGAATCAAACCCATGTAGTGGTTATTGGCATTGTGAAGCTGATATTGATACAGCGTGAAATGCTCAGCTGCAGGGAGGGGAATGAGAAACAGCGAACACGACAATCACACAAAACTTACATCCTGCACCAGTTTCATCAATTGCCGGTCAACATTTCACCAGTACGAAGAGGACGCACCAGTTCCAATCATCCATGCCGGCCCCTGGGATTCCGACAGAATTCCGCGTCCCCCATAGATTGAAATTTGCGTCGAGCCATCACCGTCAAGATTGTGGTCTGCGACCCAAACCCAAGTCCCCTGATTGACAATTCGCATACGTTAGTAGAGCCCAGGGCTCAGACTAGACTGATC
This genomic window from Marasmius oreades isolate 03SP1 chromosome 8, whole genome shotgun sequence contains:
- a CDS encoding uncharacterized protein (MEROPS:MER0060647), which produces MSLPSLADLAVRPTLLRSPASQYQVPTPLATTVQGDRNDNEDSLIEAVLELSDGSAYRGISFGTQSKSVAGECVFQTGMVGYTESLTDPSYEGQILVLTYPLVGNYGVPERPKNPLEDLPIEFESSRIHVAALVVGYYSEDFSHFLAKSSLGAWLKENGVPAIYGVDTRVLTKKIREQGSMLGKVLARKPGHRLPSSFRAAESRDVSRAPSPHHLQSASWRENYIDIPFYDPNQTNLVAAVSIPQPKVYKPTTEPVMHPTKARPIRVLAIDVGMKYNQIRCFIQRGVELKVIPWNYDLLAEEEDYDGLFISNGPGDPTLVSETVSRISKVLSFQKVKPVFGICLGHQLLALAAGATTSKMKYGNRGHNIPCTDLLSGRCYITSQNHGYQVDGGNSLPAGWKELFVNANDGSNEGIYCVDKPFFSVQFHPESTPGPRDTEFLFDVFIRNVVDCVAMDGVGLKPLEMPGGKKEENDRRVPHAQVTKVLILGSGGLSIGQAGEFDYSGSQAIKALKEEGIYTIMVNPNIATIATSKGLADKVYFLPVTPDFVRKIIKYEKPDGIYVTFGGQTALNVGIKLKDEFEELGVKVLGTPIDTIIMTEDRQLFANAMAEIGERCAKSFSATNIEEAVAAAADIEYPVIVRAAYALGGLGSGFAQDESGLKALCEKAFATSPQVLVEKSMKGWKEIEYEVVRDCRDNCITVCNMENFDPLGIHTGDSIVVAPSQTLSDSDYNMLRTTAINVIRHLGVVGECNIQYALNPDSQEYCIIEVNARLSRSSALASKATGYPLAFIAAKLGLGVPLNEIKNSVTKVTSACFEPSLDYVVVKIPRWDLKKFSRVSRLLSSSMKSVGEVMSIGRTFEETIQKAIRAIDDQFSGFTKNDFVENIDEELVNPTDKRIFAISTAFHRGYSVDKIWQMTNIDKWFLTKLQYIFKMEVYLSKEALNISTITEDELKRAKQLGFSDRELAACLGSTELAVRRLRQEHGIMPFVKQIDTVAAEFPAFTNYLYTTYNATSHDIAFNDRGVVVLGSGVYRIGSSVEFDWCAVRAIRTLRDQGLPTVMVNYNPETVSTDYDEADRLYFENISLETILDIYDTERARGVILSMGGQTPNNIALPLFRQNVKIYGTSPEMIDTAENRFKFSRLLDTIGVDQPLWKEMTSIEEAYAFCDKVGYPVLVRPSYVLSGAAMNVVSTADDLSNYLTQATAVSREHPVVITKYIEQAKEIEMDAVAKDGKMVMHYISEHVENAGVHSGDATLIHPPQDLDPQTIRQIEDATAKIGNALNVTGPFNIQFIAKNNEIKVIECNLRAARSFPFVSKVTGIDAIEMATKVMLGIPVEIYPDPGLPSDYVGVKVPQFSFSRLSGADPVLGVEMASTGEVACFGKDKYEAYLKALISTGIVPPEKNILFSIGSYREKLELLPSVQKLHAAGYNIFATSGTADFLAEHNVPCKYLEALGNDTREQKSEYSLTQHLANNLIDMYINLPSKNHYRRPASYASKGYHTRRMAVDFAVPLITNVKNAKMLAEALVRKLPLDVSSIDSKSSHISHTFPGLVNVAAFVPEIVVKGSKDLVEATRASISAGFTTSVIIPQGQNSGIVDRRTLDIAQVNLSSGSYCNVAFCVSASADNVQSIDDELKAEARALFIPFRINNVSIPMTAVAAHFASWPTEKPIVTDAKGSDLASLLLLASLNNRSIHVTDVQTIGDMLLISLSKAKNLKVTCDVSVYALFFTREQFPSSTCLPSAENQKALWQNLDILDAFSVGNLPYRLGMETDHSASLHSGVEEALPLLLTAVTERRLTLEDIKLRLHDNPVQIFGLPDQSHTHVEVIVGRKAPYPKRSTLWSPLYSGIKVTGAVHRVTVHGQTTFLDGTLSHTPLGRDISSATLLHAPSTAAPPAPKEHESSQTNLLPVTSHSMGSSLHGPAVRQIAFDVPRPSFHRRHILSVKQFTRQDLYDLFSLAHEMRLLVERNGTLDILKGKVLCTAFYEPSTRTSASFDAAMKRCGGEVIQISADTSSVVKGETLEDTIRTLGCYGDAIVLRHPDVGSAQLAAKFSPVPIINAGDGIGEHPTQALLDVYTIRSELGTMNGKTVTILGDLKNGRTVHSLVTLLSLYSVCLNFVSPPSLSMPSNVVSTARKAGIVVNQYESLEEVLSDTDVLYVTRVQKERFTSEAEWQQVKNAYRVDHSVLARAKEEMIIMHPLPRLNEIDPEVDFDSRRAVYFRQMRYGLFIRMALLASVLGPNV